A single window of Neisseria chenwenguii DNA harbors:
- a CDS encoding DDE-type integrase/transposase/recombinase, whose protein sequence is MPVPQKSSNNRFKQAKYGIKRLAKVEREIEEKLKKKARRYNKSYPGEMVHFDTKRLPRLKKQTVADPSEYLFAAIDDYSRELYAAILPDHTASSAAKFLLRDAIDRCSYTVGCAYSDNGVEYKGNGSLPFGAACRQTTSFRSSPALPVRKPTAKPSA, encoded by the coding sequence TTGCCGGTACCGCAAAAAAGCTCCAACAACCGATTCAAACAGGCAAAATACGGCATCAAACGGCTGGCTAAGGTCGAACGGGAAATCGAAGAAAAGCTCAAAAAGAAAGCCCGACGCTACAACAAATCCTATCCCGGCGAAATGGTGCATTTCGATACCAAACGGCTGCCGCGGCTGAAAAAACAAACCGTTGCCGACCCGTCCGAGTACCTGTTTGCCGCCATCGACGACTATTCCCGCGAGCTGTACGCGGCCATCCTGCCCGACCATACCGCCTCAAGTGCCGCCAAGTTCCTGCTGCGCGATGCGATTGACCGCTGCTCGTACACTGTCGGGTGTGCGTATTCGGACAACGGGGTGGAATACAAAGGCAACGGCTCCCTCCCGTTCGGCGCTGCCTGCCGTCAAACAACATCGTTCAGAAGTTCACCCGCATTGCCCGTCCGCAAACCAACGGCAAAGCCGAGCGCGTGA
- a CDS encoding cytochrome C assembly family protein, with protein MPVILICLLLVYAGLSGFVWFYHKKQAAGAEYPIRVELAVLGVALLAHGAALMVPVFQDKVLITGFGYSVSLIAWLMLMMYCLGSFFYCLRGLQLLLYPCAAFVLLLGLVFPGKFIGYQINDLPFMLHVGTSMLAYGLFGIVTLFAVLILLLNRSLHKRRFSSLVSFLPSLLSLEKLMFQGMLAGFVLLTYSVVSGTFFAESVFGKPVTLTHKTVFGILSWLIYGGLLLKHGMTAWRGKKAAVWTIVGFISLMLAYVGSKFVLEVVLKK; from the coding sequence ATGCCGGTTATTTTAATTTGCCTGCTGCTGGTGTATGCAGGATTGTCGGGTTTTGTCTGGTTTTACCATAAAAAACAGGCAGCGGGCGCCGAATATCCGATACGCGTCGAGCTGGCGGTTTTGGGCGTAGCGCTCTTGGCGCATGGCGCGGCGCTGATGGTGCCTGTTTTTCAGGATAAAGTGCTGATTACGGGCTTCGGCTATTCCGTCAGCCTGATTGCGTGGCTGATGCTGATGATGTATTGCTTGGGCAGCTTTTTCTACTGTCTGCGCGGTTTGCAGCTGCTGCTTTATCCGTGCGCAGCGTTTGTTTTGCTGCTGGGGCTGGTGTTCCCCGGGAAATTTATCGGCTATCAGATCAATGACCTGCCGTTTATGCTGCACGTCGGCACATCTATGCTGGCCTACGGGCTGTTCGGCATCGTAACGCTGTTTGCCGTTTTGATTCTGCTGCTCAACCGTAGTCTGCACAAGCGTCGGTTTTCATCATTGGTCAGCTTCCTGCCGTCGCTCTTGAGTTTGGAAAAACTGATGTTTCAAGGGATGTTGGCAGGTTTCGTATTGCTGACTTATTCCGTCGTCAGTGGCACTTTTTTCGCCGAAAGCGTGTTCGGCAAACCCGTTACGCTTACCCATAAAACCGTGTTCGGCATCTTATCGTGGCTGATTTACGGCGGACTGTTGCTCAAACACGGCATGACCGCATGGCGCGGCAAAAAAGCGGCAGTCTGGACGATTGTCGGATTTATCAGCCTGATGTTGGCTTATGTGGGCAGTAAATTTGTATTGGAAGTGGTGTTGAAAAAATAA
- a CDS encoding EamA family transporter: MAVHSWLYWALASAGFAALTAIFAKIGLQGIDSDFATFIRTLVILAALMLFLSYTGKWQGVGGFTGRNWTFLILSGLATGASWLAYFKALQLGTASQVAPVDKFSLVLVALMAVVFLDERPSTQEWIGLGLVTAGVLTLALKR; encoded by the coding sequence ATGGCGGTACATTCATGGCTCTATTGGGCGCTGGCCTCCGCAGGTTTCGCCGCACTAACGGCGATTTTTGCCAAAATCGGCTTGCAGGGCATCGACTCCGACTTCGCCACGTTTATCCGCACGCTGGTCATCCTCGCCGCGCTGATGCTGTTTCTCAGCTACACCGGCAAATGGCAGGGTGTGGGCGGTTTTACGGGGAGGAACTGGACCTTCCTCATCCTCTCCGGCCTCGCCACCGGCGCATCATGGCTCGCATATTTCAAAGCCCTGCAACTGGGCACCGCTTCGCAAGTCGCCCCTGTCGATAAATTCAGCCTTGTCTTGGTCGCGCTGATGGCGGTGGTGTTTTTAGACGAACGCCCGAGCACGCAGGAATGGATAGGCTTGGGACTGGTTACGGCGGGCGTTTTGACACTGGCGCTGAAGCGTTAG
- the tyrS gene encoding tyrosine--tRNA ligase, with product MNVLQDLQSRGLIAQTTDFEALETLLNEQKIALYCGFDPTADSLHIGHLLPVLALRRFQQAGHTPVALVGGATGMIGDPSFKAVERSLNSAETVQGWVESIRGQLKPFLSFEGDNAAVMANNYDWFGGMGCLDFLRDIGKHFSVNAMLAKESVKQRIERDDVGISFTEFSYALLQGYDFSELNRRHNVVLQIGGSDQWGNITWGIDTTRRLNQKQVFGLTLPLVTKSDGTKFGKTEGSAVWLNAKKTSPYQFYQFWLKVADADVYKFLKYFTFLTVGQIDEIEAKDQASGAKPEAQRILAEEMTRLIHGEEALKAAQRISESLFAEDQSNLTKADFEQLALDGLPVFEVSGRLNVVEALITAKLAASNKEARGFVSGNAVALNGQTAEKNNANFASEKPDDAYLLTDDHKRFGKYTILRRGRRNHALLVWK from the coding sequence ATGAATGTCCTCCAAGACCTCCAATCGCGCGGCCTGATCGCGCAAACCACCGACTTTGAAGCCCTCGAAACCTTGTTGAACGAGCAGAAAATCGCGCTCTACTGCGGTTTCGATCCCACCGCCGACAGCCTGCACATCGGCCATCTGCTTCCCGTATTGGCCTTACGCCGTTTCCAGCAGGCGGGGCATACGCCGGTTGCGCTGGTGGGTGGGGCGACGGGCATGATCGGCGACCCGAGTTTCAAGGCGGTCGAGCGCAGTTTGAATTCCGCCGAAACCGTGCAAGGCTGGGTGGAAAGCATCCGCGGCCAGCTCAAGCCTTTTTTGAGTTTCGAAGGCGACAACGCGGCGGTGATGGCAAACAATTACGACTGGTTTGGCGGCATGGGCTGCTTGGACTTTCTGCGCGACATCGGCAAGCATTTTTCCGTGAACGCGATGCTGGCGAAAGAGTCGGTCAAACAGCGCATCGAGCGCGACGACGTGGGCATTTCGTTTACCGAATTTTCCTATGCGCTCTTGCAAGGCTATGATTTTTCGGAACTAAACCGCCGCCACAACGTAGTGCTGCAAATCGGCGGTTCCGACCAATGGGGCAACATCACTTGGGGCATCGACACCACACGCCGTCTGAACCAGAAACAGGTGTTCGGCCTGACCCTGCCGCTGGTAACCAAATCCGACGGCACCAAATTCGGCAAAACCGAAGGCAGCGCGGTGTGGCTGAACGCGAAGAAAACTTCGCCCTACCAGTTTTACCAGTTCTGGCTGAAAGTGGCCGATGCCGATGTATATAAGTTCTTGAAATACTTCACGTTTCTGACCGTCGGGCAGATTGACGAAATCGAAGCGAAAGACCAAGCCAGCGGCGCGAAACCCGAAGCGCAGCGTATTCTGGCCGAAGAAATGACCCGCCTGATTCACGGCGAAGAAGCCCTGAAAGCCGCGCAACGCATTTCCGAAAGCCTGTTTGCCGAAGACCAAAGCAATCTGACCAAAGCGGACTTCGAACAGCTCGCCCTCGACGGCCTGCCCGTGTTTGAAGTATCAGGTCGTCTGAATGTGGTCGAAGCTCTGATTACCGCCAAACTCGCAGCTTCCAACAAAGAAGCGCGCGGTTTCGTTTCCGGCAACGCCGTTGCCTTAAACGGCCAAACCGCCGAAAAAAACAACGCCAACTTCGCGTCGGAAAAACCCGACGATGCGTATCTTTTGACCGACGATCACAAACGCTTCGGGAAATACACCATCCTGCGCCGCGGCCGCCGCAACCATGCTCTTTTGGTTTGGAAATAA
- a CDS encoding type IV pilin protein, whose translation MKQIHPQTRLSGFTLTELLVTLAITGILATVAYPLYRDHVRAANLRAAHAALLENAQFMERFYAQRGSFKANSTTWPELPVKEAGGFCIRLNGNPRGARADKFMLKAVAKDHEGEPRVLKLDGGLSAVLCGRSDSRCTDGKAYFGGGGDKECRPFG comes from the coding sequence ATGAAACAGATTCATCCGCAAACACGGCTTTCCGGCTTTACCTTGACGGAACTGTTGGTCACGCTGGCCATTACCGGCATTTTGGCGACGGTTGCCTATCCGCTCTATCGGGATCATGTCCGTGCTGCGAATCTGCGGGCTGCCCATGCGGCGCTGTTGGAGAATGCGCAGTTTATGGAGCGGTTTTATGCGCAGCGGGGGAGTTTTAAGGCGAATTCGACGACCTGGCCGGAGTTGCCGGTTAAGGAGGCGGGCGGATTCTGTATCCGTTTAAACGGAAATCCGCGTGGGGCGCGGGCGGATAAGTTTATGCTGAAGGCGGTGGCGAAGGATCATGAGGGCGAACCGCGGGTGCTGAAGCTGGACGGGGGTTTGTCGGCGGTGTTGTGCGGGCGTTCGGACAGCCGGTGTACGGACGGGAAGGCGTATTTCGGCGGGGGCGGGGATAAGGAGTGCCGGCCTTTCGGGTAA
- a CDS encoding ComEA family DNA-binding protein, with the protein MKKFIFAAVAALGTALSLAAVNINTAGEAELETLPGVGPAKAKAIVAYRSQHGQFKSVDELKNVKGIGEGIFAKLKAEVAVGGAPAKKAAVPAVKQPVVKK; encoded by the coding sequence ATGAAAAAATTCATTTTTGCTGCGGTAGCGGCATTGGGTACAGCGCTGTCGCTGGCGGCAGTCAACATCAATACTGCGGGTGAGGCCGAGCTGGAAACGCTGCCGGGTGTGGGTCCGGCCAAAGCGAAGGCGATTGTGGCCTACCGTAGTCAGCACGGACAGTTTAAGAGTGTGGACGAGCTGAAGAACGTCAAAGGCATCGGCGAAGGCATTTTTGCGAAGCTGAAGGCCGAGGTGGCGGTTGGCGGTGCGCCTGCGAAGAAGGCAGCCGTACCGGCAGTGAAACAGCCGGTGGTGAAGAAATAG
- the ychF gene encoding redox-regulated ATPase YchF → MSLKCGIVGLPNVGKSTLFNALTQSGIEAANYPFCTIEPNVGIVEVPDPRMAELAKIVNPQKMQPAIVEFVDIAGLVAGASKGEGLGNQFLANIRETDAIVNVVRCFDDDNIVHVAGKVDPIADIETIGTELALADLASVEKAIVREEKRARSGDKDAQKLVDLCKKLLPHLDEGKPVRSFGLDAEELAMLRPLFLLTAKPAMYVGNVAEDGFENNPHLDRLKELAAKENAPVVAVCAAMESEIAELEDEEKAEFLAEMGLEEPGLNRLIRAGYDLLGLQTYFTAGVKEVRAWTIHKGDTAPQAAGVIHTDFERGFIRAQVIAYDDFVALGGEAKAKEAGKMRVEGKEYVVKDGDVMHFLFNV, encoded by the coding sequence ATGAGCTTAAAATGCGGCATCGTCGGTCTGCCCAATGTGGGCAAATCCACACTTTTCAACGCGCTTACCCAATCCGGTATCGAAGCGGCCAACTACCCCTTCTGCACCATCGAACCGAACGTCGGCATCGTCGAAGTGCCCGACCCGCGCATGGCCGAACTGGCGAAAATCGTCAACCCGCAGAAAATGCAGCCCGCCATCGTGGAATTTGTGGACATCGCCGGCTTGGTGGCCGGTGCCAGCAAAGGCGAAGGCTTGGGTAACCAGTTCCTCGCCAACATCCGCGAAACCGACGCGATTGTGAACGTGGTGCGCTGTTTCGACGACGACAACATCGTCCACGTCGCCGGCAAGGTTGACCCCATTGCCGACATCGAAACCATCGGCACCGAGCTGGCTTTGGCCGACTTGGCCAGCGTGGAAAAAGCCATCGTCCGCGAAGAGAAACGCGCGCGCAGCGGCGACAAAGATGCGCAAAAACTGGTGGATTTGTGCAAAAAACTGCTGCCGCATTTGGACGAAGGCAAACCCGTGCGCTCGTTCGGCCTCGACGCAGAAGAACTCGCCATGCTGCGCCCCCTGTTCCTGCTGACCGCCAAACCCGCGATGTACGTCGGCAACGTCGCCGAAGACGGCTTTGAAAACAACCCCCATCTCGACCGCCTGAAAGAACTGGCCGCCAAAGAAAACGCGCCCGTCGTCGCCGTATGCGCCGCCATGGAAAGCGAAATCGCCGAACTAGAAGACGAAGAAAAAGCCGAATTCCTCGCCGAAATGGGCTTGGAAGAACCCGGCCTCAACCGCCTCATCCGCGCAGGCTACGACCTGCTCGGCCTGCAAACCTACTTCACCGCCGGCGTAAAAGAAGTTCGCGCATGGACAATCCACAAAGGCGACACCGCCCCGCAAGCCGCCGGCGTCATCCACACCGATTTCGAACGCGGCTTCATCCGCGCCCAAGTCATCGCCTACGATGACTTCGTGGCCCTAGGCGGCGAAGCCAAGGCCAAAGAAGCCGGCAAAATGCGCGTGGAAGGCAAGGAATATGTAGTGAAAGACGGCGATGTGATGCACTTTTTGTTTAATGTGTGA